The sequence below is a genomic window from Lolium perenne isolate Kyuss_39 chromosome 7, Kyuss_2.0, whole genome shotgun sequence.
ggaccccggtccaattctctatactgaaatacaatctactgcaatattgttctactgttctctgcaaacaatcatcatccacactatacatctaatcctttgttacagtaagccggtgagattgacaacctcgctgtttcgttggggcaaagtactttggttgtgttgtgcaggttccacgttggcgccggaatctctggtgttgcgtcgcactacatcccgccgccatcaaccttcaacgtgcttcttggctcctactggttcgataaaccttggtttcatactgagggaaaacttgccgctgtacgcatcacaccttcctcttggggttcccaacggacgcgtgctgtacgcgtatcacctagCCGCCGGCCACCAACGTCCAGCACCGGCGAGGCCGAGCCGAAGAGGAGGACGGGGGAAGGAGGGCTGCCGAGCAGCCAGCGGCGGAGGCCATGCCCCTCTCACACGGCAGCCAGCCTCCGTGCCACCGCGCCAGGGGAGCCCGCGCacagatccccgccgcccccttcaccggctcTGCGGGGCTTTGCCGGCAGCAGCCTCAGGGGACGGCGAGGGGAGGGAGGGGAGGTGGGGGAAGAGGCGGCAGCGGCGGGGGTTAGGGTTCGCCCCCCGGTCGCCCAAAGGAGACGACGCAAGGGGGTCACCAGGAGCTCAAACCCTACAGTTGTCCTGCCAGGCTGAATTATTCTTGTCACAAAAAAAATATAGATCAATAAAGCTGAAGTGCCCAAACTGCCCCTACAATCAGCAGTGGATATATCTTCTATCTTTAAATAGCAAACCCCCACTACAAGGATTTCTTTACCATTTCGTGCAGCCACGTCACCTGTTAGATTTGCATCGGTGAGCAACGCCTGGGCCTTCCCGTGAAAAAATGAAACGGCTGGACCAACCATTCCGTTCTCTCCCATACCATTTCAGCCTTTATTCCTCTTCAAGTCTTCAACCTGCAAGATCGGTGAGGGAGTCAAGCAGTCCGCGACCCAccacttagagcatgtctaacaggcccgtaATTTTTCGCCccgtaaaacgcgagtagagggccctgtatccggttttcaccggccgaaaactcggacgagctagcagaacccgtatccccaccccgtaaaacagaattgggtggggatacgggttctgctagctcgtccgagtttcctgcccctcaaaacagggttttagacagcaatttgcacaacaatttcacatcaaacatagcacatccaaaatatgtgatgcataattcatagttttaacatcacaacgcgatcataggcaatgttcaagccacggaagttctcaaatgtgatcaaccatcaacggatccatcgccaccggcgccaccgctcgccggagactcaccttgagcacgagcttgacgcgcagtcttcttcctcgcaatgatgtccgccttggtcgcgttccaccacgccagctgatcctcgtccatgccgtcggtgcgcatcatcatgatttccctctcctcggccaagagctccttcatggccttggcttctttggctgcgatcatcttcatgtcaagctcggccttcaacttggcatcttccctccttgcttgcaccttggcaagcttcacctcactcttcttgtcggtgatgaggagcttggtctccaacgtcttcatcgtcaatgcctccttggacttcatgagttgatccaacttctcccggaagctagctgcttcaagttctaccttgaccctctccttggccttcttgttgcccTCGGGCTTGCCGGTGTTTCTCCCACTCATGTCCTCTGCTTCATCATCCATGGTGAGAAGTGCCTCCTTCTTGCACTTTGGCTCGTTGTCCCGCAACTTCCACTTAGGAAGATGTTGAAGGATGGAAAAGCAATGTTGAAATTGAAATTCCTTGTTCTTCGAGCCGGCCATGTCCTtgtaccgttgttgagcatacttgggctgcacaacaatagtatgaggagatgtttccacatcatcaacacataatatggatagcttgtgatgtttccacatcatcaacacaaggaaaacttacatagtcctccggcacgcatccactaggagggttgtcggccacttgatccatggcagcactccaacgagaacaagccggcttgatgatgttccatcggccttcaagggagcggtaggatctgtccgccatgctcttcgtgcaaggcttcagctggtggtacagatcctcaatgcgctgccaatagcgcttgccgccttggtccactccggtgcacgcatccatccccaccttgctccaagcacggaccaagatggcgtcttcgatctcgctgtagttcgccgtgcgtggcttcggcgtcgacgaagaaccggcggcagccggatcaacctcaaccgcctcctcctcgtcaccctcatcctcctcctcgtcatcaaagtcttcaacgttgcaCTCCCCGTCGAATGCACCGATACCGGCGTCCAAATTCACCGCGGATTCGTTGAGCATGTCCAAGTAGGATGTTGTGGACtcaacatcgaacaccttgtctacgtcgatggtgggtggcggcggcgcgggcggcgcgggcggcgcaacGGTCGGAACGGACGGAGGAGGGGTCGTGACCTTGGAGGGCGGTGGAGGCGCGAGGCCGATGCGGCTGATTTCCTTTGTCCGCACCTTGGCCAGCGCGGCGCCCCTCGGCCCGGCCGCCTTGGTCTTCATCCGGCCCACCTTCTTGGCAGCCGGTGGCGCTTCGCCCGGTGAATCGGCGGCCGCCGCAGGTGCTTCGAAAAATTGCTTcgggatcctcttcctcttcgacgggatggtggaggcgatcatggccgaCACGACGCCGGCGGTCGGCGGACCTCCGACGGGGACATCAACCACCGCGCCCGAAGGAGGTGTACCGCCGGCGGTAGGCGGCTCTTGCGGACGGTCCATGGCGGCCGGATCCGGCCGGGAAGGGCGAGGCAGAGGAGATCGGGCAGCGGCGGCAGCGGTTGGCTTCAGCGAAACCCTTCGCGCGCAGTGGACTGGACGATACCGGTTTCGCCcactatccccgctcccaccccgcacaagtagggggcgccgacccgccccgtactcgaaaacagcaaaaaacaaggcgggggccgtttttacggggcgtgctagacggccgggtagagccgaaaccctcaaatcggcggttattatacgggtttgccccttttacggggtctgttagacctgctcttagGCCTTTTCATCTTcaatccacatgatcaacaaagaATTATCTCCTCTTCAAGCTGCATGATCAATGAGGGAGGCAAGCAGTCCGCCGTCCCACTACTCCGGCCTTTTCCTCTTCTCAATCTATATGATCGATTGATCGGCAAGGAAGGCGATCAGCTGCCCGCCCCATATTCTACCCAAGCAGCGCACTTCTCATAGCCCAAATCCAATGCAGTCTCAGCCTCTCTCCTCATCCTGAAGCGCGGTATCTTCATCCGCCCTTTGAGCTCCAAGGTCGCAACGGAAAGCCAGGGGAGAGTACGTCAAGTCGGAAGATCGCAGGGAACCCCGTTCCAAGGTGAGGTTCTTGACCTTGACTTAATTTCCCCGTTGTATTTGGGGATGTGCAGGAAATGGTGGATTGTATGCTGGAGATCAAGATCGATCTGGTCATTTCCACTTTGACTTCAAGGAGAATGAATCCATCGCCAAAGGTATTTTGTTATCTTCCCAATACTTTTTTTAATAATTTTTCCTGGTGTTTATGACAGGATTTTCAAAGTTGGTTTGAGTGGTCAGAAACTAGGGCTGAACGACAAATCAATTGTTTGCTGAATCAAAATTCAGAATGTAAATCATTCAGTGTATTTGCTGGTACGGTTCTTAAGTTCTCCACGGATGCTGCCGTGAAGCTTGAAGGTGACCGTCGAACCCGGCCGGTCGGTAATTTTATTGCTGGTAGCAATATTTCCATTGCATCATGGTCAAGTGCCCGTCACTTGGTACGTGCCTTTTTTATATTCAGTTCGCCTCCTCACCTATTTGTATATCACGTATGCAGAATAGCGACTTTATCTAAGTAAGCGAGTATGTCATGGGATTTGATTTTGGGCTACTGCGTAATTttttcttgatcttctacttctccTTGCATATCAGATCATTGATCCGATCCACAAGCCTCTAGAGTATCACAAATCAAGTCCATTGACGATTCATCCTTATAACATTCTTGATAATTCATTGCCTCTATTAATCCTGCGGACTGCAGGGAATGTTCATAGCAAGCGAGACTAAACCTTTGCGCGAGGTTGCGGATGACTGGGATGGTTAGATGTTATGGTCAATCCTTACACGGCTGTTCTCCTACTTTTATTTCAGATTCCTTTTAGTGAAACCTTCAATGCAGTTTAATCTGATTTCAAGTCTTTTCAGCTCTTACATGTATCATAAGTTTTTCAACTTTGCAAGGCTGACCTACATCTTGCGACTCTCCATCCCATGGAAGCTACATTTCTGTTTACTTTGTCGCGATAAATTACTTTCATATGGTAAGTAAATATCAGATCACACAAATATCTCTTCCTTAGTCATGTTTGAGGGAATTTCCCTCGATCAAACTTCAATTTGTAGATGCATTACTTTGTAC
It includes:
- the LOC139834074 gene encoding uncharacterized protein encodes the protein MDRPQEPPTAGGTPPSGAVVDVPVGGPPTAGVVSAMIASTIPSKRKRIPKQFFEAPAAAADSPGEAPPAAKKVGRMKTKAAGPRGAALAKVRTKEISRIGLAPPPPSKVTTPPPSVPTVAPPAPPAPPPPTIDVDKVFDVESTTSYLDMLNESAVNLDAGIGAFDGECNVEDFDDEEEDEGDEEEAVEVDPAAAGSSSTPKPRTANYSEIEDAILVRAWSKVGMDACTGVDQGGKRYWQRIEDLYHQLKPCTKSMADRSYRSLEGRWNIIKPACSRWSAAMDQVADNPPSGCVPEDYPKYAQQRYKDMAGSKNKEFQFQHCFSILQHLPKWKLRDNEPKCKKEALLTMDDEAEDMSGRNTGKPEGNKKAKERVKVELEAASFREKLDQLMKSKEALTMKTLETKLLITDKKSEVKLAKVQARREDAKLKAELDMKMIAAKEAKAMKELLAEEREIMMMRTDGMDEDQLAWWNATKADIIARKKTARQARAQG